ggttcccaaaccaatatctagcctccgggacatcaatccacacttaaccaggtagtaggatcaaccccgaggcctatggctagcATCCCaaagctaaaaacacatttctggccaaaaatgccctgatgggccgcggctcaccagagccatgccgcggctcactccctgacagaggcataaACCTCCCCTGAAacacacacaggccgcggcacaccatagccAGGCCACGGCCCTTTACGCGcaccagcttgcttcccctgcgttttttctcgaaaccaaaccttcaaaccagtcccaaacctcaacctaacacccaattcaaccactaaacattatcaacaactcacccacatcaaaacccaagttaaacaacAACTAAAATTTCATTAATTCCAACCatttaccaagaaatcacaagctgaaagtttaaaaccaaaaacagggtataccataaaactaatggctgaaacttacctcaaacttgattttgaatccccctCAATGGCTGAATCACgaccctaagctcccacctttgatttcctagcttaactcctcaagttggctctcaaaaattgaaaggaagatgaaggagaaatggtgtacgggaaggagagaagcaatgaagatgaggatgctctgttttttatcaattccacagccttctagtCCATAAAAATCCaacccaaatgacctaaatacccctaggtcactaaaggttcctaaagccaccccaagggaaaaattgtcctttccaacctataccgttaatcataattaacgctctccaattcccgctaatctcaaaattaccaagcaccaataattcacatcccattacccttttattcccggtaatgctctaatcatcaaaatgaccccgagactcacctcgagcctcgaacttaaacccgctatgaccagaccgaacacttacatctcatgatcgtctcatgccgaatagctcgaaccaatccaccttataatgtggctatattaattaatcacaactaTGCACCCAAGATagacaattacgcccacagcggccaaattacccttataattataaacactcccatatgcatgcatttaccatcatataataatataattcacatgaacatgcatatgatcattaaatagcatcataattcaattatggccctcccggtctcctaatcaaggtcctaacccttattaggaaattcgggcaTTACAAATGACCTCTTCAACGtaactcacactctcaatgtaatgcttcagtctttggccattgactcTAAAAATTCTCTCATCGGTTGGGTCTCATAACTCCAAGCCCCGAAGTCATCCTAAAGCGAAGTGCAGCtttgctctctctctctagcGGAGGGCGGGCAACAAGACCCTCGGACCCCAAATCGATCCCGTTTCTTAGtaaaattttattcaccttgccctGAGTCTTTATCCAGAATTCGATATGCTTAGCCTCAAAGaaggcgttggggtcaaccacgATCTCCCTATCCACTTCTAAGCCGAAGTGAGGAATAGGGGTCTCGGATGCAACCTGCTTACCCTTATTCTTACTTTTGGAAGAGGGGCTCGCCACTGATTTCTTTTGGTTAGCCATAATTTAGCTCGCTTGGCGACAAAGCGGCTTGTTAGAGGCGACCTAAGATAAAACCTTGctaaaatgataaagatatgGCAACCCGGGGGCTTGGATTCGATCTATTCGACCTAAGATATATACGAGTTAAGATTTCCCCTGGCGCCAATGCGTGTGCGCATGCACGGTTAGTGACCACGTGCCATAACCTCGGGAAATCCCTGATACTTCGAGATTCGCATGTTAGACCCAATACCATTTtggaaagcggtttaatgcaaaaccactcaaGAAAccataacccttaagctacccagaactgAACCTAAAATCCCTCAAATCTTTACAATCACATACTCAGGCGATCCTCTTTCAAAcctagaaaacccagaaaatccctTGTTTCTTTTTGTGTATTATTTCTAATCAGGCCTAGTGCTATTATTTTTTGCCTAACGAAAACCCATACTAAACTCAAACAGAATTaaagtaagaaaatatatttgaaaatttcataaaacttattgaaaaataaggAGATGAAATTTAAACTGGATATAAAGATACTTACAGTTTGGTTTTTTAGTCGAGGTAGTGATAGCAGCACCAGAGGTAATAACCTGGAAGCTTCTGGAAAATGAGGGAGCACAGAAAGATCTGAAagtattttgagaagaaagaagaggaaatattttgaatgcaaaggtgatAAAGTTCAGGTCTAGTtctcctatttatagataaacTTCGGGAACCAATCTAAGCCACACGATTAGATCAGTTCGAGATCCAAGGGCATGGATTAAATAAACCAAGCAACGATAAAAAATTGACAAGACAGTTGTCACAGTATTTGAAACTCGAACAAGCACCTATTACAAAGTGACATGTGTCTCGCACTCGAGTGAGTGGTTAGGCACGTTTTCACATAACAGAAGCTTAAAAGCCCTTACTGTGCGtgtcagaagtgacgtcatgcacgagcaggagcttaagggcaaatgttgtaccccaaaataaatacgaactgAACTACGCAGCACATGGAACAACTAgcagacaagcgtatgaagaaagcgTACAAATAGAACATCTTGCTAACTCTGGAGTAAGCACctcgagtcaaacttgacagcttacgacAACCAGATCGCCTATTGTGCCAACAACGTAATTCGAGATGCGCGATGGCCAGATCGCCTTCGTGAAACTATGAATGTGACCCATGTCAGTTTAGGTTAGTTCTTCAACATCCAACTCGAAGGAaatgttcagctcgtggaagcctagtcatgacgcacagtgaaggattcCAAAAGACTCGAAGATtttttatacactcattaatgctcaaatattattttgtatttattacccgatattgggggcatagaatcaataggcattaatgtatttatgtaaatgggatgttACCTAAAAATatatgttaccatatttatgcaggttacccaaaactgtccagacagaattccctataaatacagggGAGAATGGACAAAAAGAGAGAACATTTGGTATACTAAAACTCTGGTGAAATTGTGACAGACGATTTCACGGTGAGAAACAAACagattaataagagtgactcgtggactaggtaaattttaaccactgaaccacataaaaagtgTGGGTGATCTTAATACTTTTTATTTATCCAATTACGGTTTAGCAAAATCCTAATCTCTCTATTTTTGGATTTATTAATCCATTGTTCGCGAAAAATCGTATCAAcaattttaaaatcatacaaaaATATAAGAAATTTAATCCCATGTATTTaacttttaacaaaaaaaaatccaTATATTTTTGGAAAAGTTAACACCCATAATTTTGTaagaatgtaaaaaaaaaaactatattttgtgtaatttcctctatttttaaataatatttgtcTAATGATAATGTTTTTCAAATTATTGTCTTAGTTTATTTTGAGTATATATTTAGttgttttttaaattattatcttagtttattttgagtatatatttagttgttttgagatatattttgaatttattttttatatattttaaaatacacagatttataattattttttcaacactgtatttgtattattattgtagGCTAGTTGATTTTAAGTTAGTTTTGTGAGGTTGATTGTCTAGTTGAaaccttatttttgtaattaagaaactttaaaatcataattttaaaaaacttcacttaataaaattaaaaaaaaagggatcgtataaataaaaaataaaaattgtatttatgaaaaaaccaaacaaaaaaaaaaaaaagctcagtAAGCCCGTCAAAGTCCTGCAATATACTGCAGCGAGCATAAACTAAGAGCGTAGAGCAACCCAGTAAGCATCATAATGATTTAGTTAATTAAGCAACACCATCTTCATCATCAGCCACTTGCTATTATTCTAAACGCAGCATTAGCCAACAAAAGGATAATAAAATGATCATAGAACAATGAACAGTCGGCtgcatataaaatataaacataaaacatTCCCCTTTCCTTTCATAATCTAGAATTCGCCAATTGTATTGtgttaaaaaagaaagaaaaaaaaaagacggAGGAGAGCATATTTGTGGTTAGCCGGTATCCATTTCAATCCTAAGGCGAGTGCAGAACCTAATTCCACATGAGGTTTAAAGGGTTTAAAAGGGTTTGCATTACAATAACGAAACAAAAGAACAATTGGACAAAATAGCTATCTTGTATGATAAATCAACCCGGGGTTGAAGTAATGTAGCATAATAGCACCATTAGTTCTCTTTAAATGGGTTCTGTTTCCTTGGTCACGAGTCCATGGCAATGGCAATGGCTTCTGGCAGGGGCTGCAGTTGTAAAGCAGAAATGTTGGATTTGTGTTGGACTGGGATATGGGGTGGCACCATCAACTTCTTCTCCTTTGAAATTCCACTCCCAACAATTCCAAGTTCCTTCCTCACTTCTTTTGCAAGCTCTATCACATAGTCATCCTCATGCCCTGTTTCATATAAAACATGCTAACTTACTAATTAACTAGTCTCTATGAAACCGGTCACTAGGATGCATGGTATGAAGAAAGAAAGTCTAAAACAAATTTGTTTGTCAACTATATGGAAAGACAACTCACCAATATCATACAAAGCTTTTTCTAACAAGAAAAGATAGTCCCTGTTGTTTCCACATGGTCCCCAGGCAGTTGCAATTTGCCTGAAAAGAAATTAGGATGACAGGATAAGCCACATACCAGAATACATAACAAGGTCACAAGCCATGGATTTATCAAAAAAAAGCAATGGGTTGGGGTCCCTTGGGTGTGTGTTTGCCACTCAGTCCCACATTGGTTATGGGTGTGGGTTGTAAGTGGTTATATTTATGCTCAATCCTACTACCACTCTCCAACTCAATCTCAATCATGATTGAGTTTTGAGACGTGTATTCTTGTAGACTTTATAAAAAAGACAAGGTAACAAGCAAAACAAACATAAAAAGAAAGATATGATTAATTTTACCTTGCCATTTCCTCCAATGGAGCAGGCCCCAAGTAGTACTTGTTTGATACTTTGTCAGGCGTGGATGTGAAACTGCAAAATCAAAGAACAATATGTGTGACTTCGCTATTTATTTTAATCTTCATTGTCTGTTTGCATTAGAAACATtgcaaagaaaataaaaaacagaaaTAACTTACACTATAACTCCTGTCAATGTAGGCTGCAGAGAGTCTTCGTCCTGGTTACGATAAAAATTACCCCAAAAAAGTCAAATAGCAGTTTTTGATTTAACCTCACTACCTAAAAgcgaagatgaagatgaagatgaagaaaaataaaaacccGCCGCACCTTGTAGAAGTTTACAAGAGTTTTCGAATCATATTCACATTCTCTTCGCTCCAAATACTACAAAAAAGGAATTAAAAATACAAACAAGATTTAATTCTTTACTGAAACAGCAAATTATAAATAACATCAGCAGACGTGCAGATTCAAGTTGAATAAGAGAGATTTGATTAGAGATTAAGAGCTGCTAACTACTCCACTTTTAAAACCAATCGACCCGTCAGTTATAATATTATCCATAAAACAAGCACCATTAtctatgtatatttatataaaatatctCTTATCTTTAAGGGGAAAAAAACGGTATAAGATCTAAATCAAAAGGTTATCTGAAGAACATACCTCCattgcttttctttccctttcagGGCCACCCCGAACACAATAAGCAGCACCCCactattaaaaagaaaaaaagaaagttaaaaagaaagaaagaacaacATAGAGTAAAAAGATTAAATTGAAAAGGaaagttaaaataaaaataaagttcaGTGTGTTCATCACAAGAAAAGCATCAAGTATCAGTACGGATACTAATAGGAGCAAGATTAGTGCTGTTAGAATACTTACACATAGAGACCCTTCTTTTTCCTCCAGCGTGCAAGTTCTTGCTGGGTGTTCAGGAGTACCTCTGTGATCGATGCAGGCTGTCATGGAAAATGAGGATACCAAAAAGGGTCACAACAAAGGGATTTATAATAACTTACTTGCCAACCAACATCTGAAAGAGACTTACCAAGATCAAATACACGCCTGTAATCCTTGATGAAGCCAATTATTTTCTCATCGTAATCAAAACCAGGGTTCCATACAAGTGAACCATAACTAAAAACCCAGAAAACCATGATTGAAAGATACctgaaaaattacatttattaggaagattattaaaaaaaacacgCAAACAATATCATATTAAATCTTGAAAGGTAGAACAAAATCCCCCGATTGAATTAATAACAGATTAAGTGCCAGCATTCCCAAATGAACATACTGTTAAAACGACTCATTTACAGTTTCAACAATTCACAAAGATGAACTCCGTAGTTCAAAACTCATATTCAAATCAAaggcaaaagaaaagggggaaTGAAACACAAATCTTTTAAAAATTACATTCACCAGGGTAATTATTAACTGAATAATTAAATAGGACCAAATAAGTAGATAATAGCAATAACAATAAAGGTCGAAGAAATATCAAATATCATAATTTTAGcaagcaaagaaaaaaaaatcacataataactaagGACAAAGAACAATTTCTTTAAATCAAAACTTTTTTTCGTCTTACATTTTTAAATCTTATTGTTTCAGCTCATTTTCACAGCAACCAAACAAATCAAAATGCATGAGCGACCAGCATTGTCCAGTTTCAAGGCATAAAAGAAATCGCATTATTACACGGAATACTCACCACGAAAGAGATGGATTTTCCCGGAAAACAAGAAAAGCCCTTTTTCCGTGATCTGAAGGAGTGATAAATGTGAAGATCAAAGAAAACCAATGACGATAAGGAAGGAGAGAAACGAAGAGAGAAAGCTAAACTCGATTAgggaatctctctctctctctctctctgtattTCTCTGCCTTCAGCGTGTTTCGTCCGTGCTGGTTTTATGAAGGAGGAGATGTCAATTTGGAGAAGAGGGATTTACTTATAGATGGAGCTGTAATCCAAACGAGTGGAAGTGGAACCccctaaatatttattatttatttatatacttATTTATGTCATGTATGTCACAAtgccattttatttattttaaaaaatatatattatatagtttgtcacatttttttttatcaatttgttaaaattcaaacttcaataactatataaaaataattgagaaatatatacatatataaaattagaatattattattgttattggcAAATTGCATCAACACTAATAAATGTCTTTTTTTAAGAAGATACTTTGTAAAAATATTCAAATCTAagtattttttttacattttctcaaacaaaaaaaaaaaagtattgtaTTTTACATAATAAGTAGGTTTTTGGTAGCATTAAAAAATAATAGTAAATTGAGGAGAAAAAGAATAAAGAGTGAGGGAGCAATTTCTTATTTCATAGCTCATAAAGtcaattacaaaataacattacATTACACCACCAATCAAACTACCTTATTTTATTTGGACGGAAATGGTCAATTATTGTGGGTTTCACTTTTTTACAAGTCAATTCGTGTGTATTTTGACCTGGGCAAGTAAATACTGGAGACTCACTTATtcagaaattaaaagaaaagaagaaaaaaaaagatacaaTTGAGGTCTACAACTAGCTTTAGTTAATTTCTAAGAAATAAGAGTCCATCTGTTATTATTCTTCAAAGGTCAAATTCTCCATCCTTGGAATATCCATAGAAAAAtcaatatgtatatttatatatttcacTACCTAACTTTGAAAAACTACTCCAAATTTTACTGAAAAGCATATACAATTTTACTAACTAATGTAAACGTAAAATTTTATGATTGGTTTCGCAAGACCAGTCACGTTTTGTCTTCAACGAGACTAGTTGCAATCTATTGGAAGTtactaattaaatttaataaaataggATTGAGTAGAAGAAAAACGATGTTTATTTTATTAGATTTGTCAATAACAATTGAGACTGAAACTGTGATGACATGACATctcatttaatttttaattttgaagagaagagaagaggtaAATGTGTAAGGAGATTCATTGAATGTGGACGGTAATGTGTTTAAGTGGAACCAGTTGGCTTTGGTGTGACCATTAAGGCAGGCTCAGCTGTGCCTGTGGTATTACTATTAAGTAAGAGCATTAATAGTAGGAGTATTCGCATAAATAGTAGGAGTATTCGCAATGGTGCTTTACTCTTTTAATATATCTCatcaaaatacatatttttttattttaccagtAATTTTTACATTATAATATATATCAATTTcattatatatttctctacatcattttaatattatatatttaaacatattttattacttaaagtaaaataaaataattgaaaaataaaaaaaataataaatatatactaaataaagagaaaaaatttataaagaaaaataataatattaaaatattatatgaagaatatgtaaatgttatgtaaatgtagatatgaattaatttgaGTTTGTGCatagttattataaatatatgtataaaggagctgatggaagatgtttttatgagttttagctatatatattataaagaaagtatattataaaatatatcaccaaaacatacaattttataatttatctcaaatttttatattataccatacatctacttatttattttttctctacattatttatatattatatttttaaaaatattttattcattttaagatataaaataattaaatataatagtatcacactcatatatatacaaaaatttataaaaaaaattaatgaaatatttatagcttgatgaatagggtttcactacatataaagaaatactatttatttaggtaaaaaaatataactttacatcacctAT
The Humulus lupulus chromosome 6, drHumLupu1.1, whole genome shotgun sequence DNA segment above includes these coding regions:
- the LOC133783027 gene encoding gamma-glutamylcyclotransferase 2-1-like yields the protein MVFWVFSYGSLVWNPGFDYDEKIIGFIKDYRRVFDLACIDHRGTPEHPARTCTLEEKEGSLCWGAAYCVRGGPERERKAMEYLERRECEYDSKTLVNFYKDEDSLQPTLTGVIVFTSTPDKVSNKYYLGPAPLEEMARQIATAWGPCGNNRDYLFLLEKALYDIGHEDDYVIELAKEVRKELGIVGSGISKEKKLMVPPHIPVQHKSNISALQLQPLPEAIAIAMDS